From Macrobrachium nipponense isolate FS-2020 chromosome 6, ASM1510439v2, whole genome shotgun sequence, a single genomic window includes:
- the LOC135216537 gene encoding uncharacterized protein LOC135216537: MAYQLSQVVASALFCAKSQHIISANLPHFGIKKQSHTTPLCIVFNTLSKVKGELLLNDCLYPDPNLAELLYDFLIKFRQNPHTLISDISKAFHRVLLCPDDTKYAYFLWRQGPTRMATYTFNVVVFGITSSPYILQQVLRTCLQERRREDLVKSFYVDNYLQTYKSLDQMESDYSEVRSLLDEYHMPLTGWASSSELFD; the protein is encoded by the coding sequence ATGgcttatcagctttctcaggtcgttgcttcggctctgttctgcgcaaagtcacagcacatcataTCGGCAAATTTGCCTCACTTTGGCATAAAAAAGCAAAGTCACACGACACCCTTATGTATTGTCTTTAACACATTGTCAAAGGTTAAAGGGGAACTTTTGCTTAATGACTGTTTATACCCTGATCCTAATTTAGCAGAACTCCTGTATGATTTTCTCATTAAGTTCCGCCAAAACCCACATACCTTAATCTCTGACATATCGAAAGCCTTTCATAGAGTGCTGTTGTGTCCAGATGATACGAAGTATGCTTATTTCTTGTGGCGACAGGGGCCTACACGAATGGCCACATACACCTTTAATGTAGTTGTGTTTGGAATCACCAGCAGTCCATACATATTGCAACAAGTACTCAGAACCTGTCTCCAAGAAAGGAGGAGGGAAGATCTTGTGAAATCCTTCTATGTGGACAACTATTTACAAACTTACAAAAGTCTAGATCAAATGGAAAGTGATTATAGCGAAGTCAGATCCTTACTGGATGAATATCACATGCCGTTAACGGGGTGGGCTAGTAGCAGTGAGCTGTTTGATTAG